GGTCACTCGGTGGTGTCGTGGGTGTCGGCGTCGGTCGGCTCGCGCGGTTCGATCCGGTCGGTGATGCGCTCGAACGCCTCGCGGTGGCGCTCGAAGCGGTCGGTGAGGAAGTACAGTTTCCCGTAGTCGTCGCCGCCGGGTTCGACGACGTCGTGGTCGACGAGCATGTCGAGGTGGTGTCGGACGGTGTTGTAGTCCACGTCCAACTCGGCGGCGAGGCGGTTGGCGTTGCGCGGCTGCTCGTCGAGCAACCGGATGATCCGGGCACGGTTGGCGCCGCCGCGCGTGCCGGTCAACAGGTACCACAACGCCTTCTCCATCCTGACTCTGGGAATATCTCGGTGGGAGTGTCGTAAATCGTTCGCCGTCGCGACGGCGAAAACCCGCCGCCAGTGTCGGGGTCGCGCCGGTCACGCGCCGACCGTCCGCGACACCCAGCCGGACGGCCCGTTGGGGAAGGCGCGCCGCTCGTCTTCGGGCTGCAAGGTCCCAGTGCCGTCGGTCGCACGGACGACTACCTCGTGTTGCGTACCGGGCGAGTCGTACCGGTACACCCACTGGCGCCACACGTCGTCGCCGGGGAGCGGTTCCGACAGGTCGGCGTCGGTCCACGTGTCGCCGCCGTCGGTCGACACCTCGACGCGC
The DNA window shown above is from Halobaculum marinum and carries:
- a CDS encoding winged helix-turn-helix domain-containing protein, producing MEKALWYLLTGTRGGANRARIIRLLDEQPRNANRLAAELDVDYNTVRHHLDMLVDHDVVEPGGDDYGKLYFLTDRFERHREAFERITDRIEPREPTDADTHDTTE